CCATGAACCGCATGTTATAAATCCTTGGTATGTATCTGAATAGTCAACGTGTTTGTCTATGACTATTAAAGAAAGGGTTTTATCAAATTTTTTTAACAGCATATATGTAAAGTGATGATATTCGCCAGCACCAAGAAAGAACAAGGAATTTTCAACTTTTTTTATCTTTTCTGAGATTGAGTCAAGCACCTTTTTTGAGCACATGTATTTAGTTGAAGAAAGGTCTTTGAGGTCAATGCAAATGCACATCTCTTTAAGTCTTGGCTGAAAAGAATAATACTCATCAAACATCAAAATGTATGAAGAAGATAATAAGCTTTTCATGCTCATCATCTCCTTCTTTTGCAGAGTTTACATATATAATTATATCACTTTAAGGTGAAGATGCTGTTATAAAGAAGAAAAATGGTGGTATAAAAAATTATTGAAAGCAGAAGATATTGTAAGAAATTAATGTTGGAAGGGAGATGGATTTTATGAGCGCAAAAGAGATGGTGTTAGAGGCTTTGAAGAGTTCTCCAGAGCCGATGAAAACTCAGGATATTGTTCAAAAGACAGGGCTTGACAAAAAAGAGGTTGAAAAAGTTATCAAGGAACTAAAAAGTGAAGGGCTGATAGAGTCACCAAAACGCTGCTTTTACAAAGCAAAATAAACACTAAAAAAACTTGTTGCCTGTCCACTTTATAAGGTGCTAAGGAAGATGGACAGGCTTTTTTTTAGCGAGACTTGTCAAGAATTTTGTATTTCCACATCAATAGCGCATATTGTAGAGCTGTAATATATTGTAACTGCATTTTTTAAGAATAGGTATTCCGTTTTTCCACTTGCCACGATGCAAGTTTTCTCTTTGTAAGTAAATGTTTATTTCTAAAATTTCTACAGATTGAAAATAACCGCCTGAGTTTATTCTTATTTTTTCAATTATACTGTTAACACTTTCTACTGCACAGGTAAGTATAGATATGCTTTCTTAAATCTTCAGGATACTTCATATGTGCAAGATAGAACTCTGCTTTTTCGCAAACACCCTTTATGAATCTGGGGTATTTTGAGGAATATTGATTACAAAGTTCTTTAAACTTTAAAACTGCTTCATCGAAGTCAGAAGAGGAAGTTCTTAATTTATCAAGTTCTTTGTTGAAAACAGAAGCATCATCTCAAGACTATTGTTTTCTAACATTGCGTTGAAGGTGAACAAGCTTATGGTCGGCAAGGGGATAAGCGAGCCAAGCAGCACCGATTATACCTGGGAAATCATCGCTTACGACTATTAAGACTTTTTTAAGACCTCTTGTAATTAAGTCGTCAAAGACTCTCATCCAATCGGCTTTGTTTTCTTTGCCGAAGAAAGGGCAGAATACGAAGATATCTTTTTTGCCTTCTAAATCAATACCGAGGACAACATAGCAAGTAGCTTGTTTAGCTTTTGAGTTATCTTTAATTTCGCTTTTGAATAACCGTCAATGATGAGAGCAAAAGTACTTTCAGGAAGTTCTCTTTGTTTAAAGAGTTGAAGCTCGTTTTTTAGATCGTTTTTGATTTTTTCGATTTCGTCTTCAGAATAAGGCAAATTCATGCTTTTAAGAGTTTGGACAAGAGAACGCTCAAGAGTAACCATTGATGTACTTGCGACATAAGCAGGGAAGTAGATAAGCTATCAACTCTTTTGTAGCGGAAAGAAGAGAATAGAAGGTCGGAAATTCTAAGGGCGTCTGCGAGGGACAGAGATTTCAAACTACATAGCAGGTGTTGCAAGTTTTCTTTCATAGAAGCCATTGCCTTTGTCGTTTTCGTTTTTAGCAAGGTAAACAGTTCTTTCTGATAACATAAAGCAATCGAGCAAGTTTTCTAAAAGCTGTTTTAGAGCTGGGCGAGTAGGATCATCACAGGAAGCAATACATATTTAGCACTTGTTCGATAGCCATATTTTTAGCGGTCTCAAAAATTTCATTTTTCTCCATAATCGTGAACCCCCTTTGGTGATTATTTCAATACTAATTATACAGTGGACACAATTTTATTTTAACTCCCGCTGATTCAGGTTTTTGGTGTGCAATAGACGATGTTATGTTCTATCGGCAGGACCCAGATATCGAAAAGAATATAGTGAGTGTTCAAAGATTAGATATTACAACAGAGGTAGGGCAAAAGCCACAGCTTCCGCCAACTGTCATGGTGGTTTATGATGATGATACATCCTCTGAGGCAAATGTTACATGGGAAGCTATTGATGAGAGTAAATACTCAGCGATTGGTGAATTTACTGTGACTGGTACTGTAGAAGGCACAACTCTAAAAGCATATGCCAAAGTCAAGGTTATCAACAGCAAAAACCTTGTAAAAAATTACAGTTTTGAAGAAGGACTAAAGTATTGGATAAGCGAAGGAAATACAAATGCAGTCAAAACTGAAAGTGGTGGGCATTCTGGGACAGCGCAGCTTACTCACTGGAGTGACAAACCTTACAAGGTGGTCACATATCAAACAATTGAGAATATACCAAATGGTATATACATTTTCAGAGCCTTTGCAAATGGAGGAGGCGGTCAGAATGCTAACTACCTGTTTGTAAAAGACTATGGTGGAGAAGAATTGAGAATAAATATGCCAACTACATGGGTCGCTGAGTGGCACAGAATGGTGATTGCAAACATTAAGGTTACGACCGGACGTGTTACAATAGGGCTTTATTCAGATTCAGAGAATGCAGGAGGTACATGGTGCAACCTTGACGATGTTGAATTTTTCAAGGTTGCTGACAGTGAATTTGAAATTTTAAATGCAAATCTGCAAAAGGATAAAGGAATTGTTGCGAGTGTTACAGTGAAACAATCAGAAGGTATCCAGCATGAGGGGAAAGAGGCCATTGTATTTGAGCTACTTAAAGGGACAACTCCTGTTTCAATTGTTGCTATTGAAAAAGATATAATAGATGCTGAAGATTTCAAGGCATACTTTAATGTAAATGATTATCTTAGCCCTGATTACAGGGTAAAAGTATTTGTATTTGACAAATTTGACACAAGCCTTTCTGTTCCAAATAGTCTTGCTGAGCCTGTTGAGCTTCGATGAGGTTTTAACCGCCCGGCAACTATTTTTAGTGGTTACCGGGCAGATTTTAAAGGTTTTATAAGGCTATAATCCCAAAAGGAGGATTTTAGTAATGAAAAAAAGAACAAGGATAGCTTCAAGTCTATTGCTTGTTTTTGTGTTTTTGTTCTCTTTATTGTCTGTGGGATATTCTGCCCAGGAAGTTATTTTAAATTCCATACCTGATAAAAATCCAGGTGAAGACGTTGTAATTTCTGGGCAAACGATGTTTGATGAGATTGTTATCAAAGTGTTGAGACCAAATTCTACCATACTTTATATAAATACAGTGAAGGGGAAAAACTTCAGTGACAAATTTACTTTACCAGCAGACTTGCCTGAGGGTACTTACACAGTTGTTACTGGAAAAGGTTCTATTGTCGATATAAAAACTTTCAATGTAGTAAGGAAACAACCATCTTTACCTAATTCGTTTCCTGAGATTTTAATCCCTAATTTCAAAGAAGCTGAAAAACAGGCAGGTGTACAGCCATCTCAAAAGGAAGATATTAAACAAACTGATAAAGCTGCTTTGCCTGAAATTACAATTGATAATAGTGGGATAATTAGGCCCAAAATATATCAGCTGTCAGAGGGAAGATTAGACGTTAGATTAGATGAGTCTTTAGTACAAAAAGCACTGCAGATGCAGGTGTCAAAAAACAAAATTTTAACGTTGGATTTAAAAAACAGCAAGCCTTTAGTACAGTACAATATTGTGCTTCCATCGAAAGTATTTACAGCTTCTTTTGATGTGCAGGAAGTTTTAGTTGATACAGATGAATTAGATTTGAAACTTCCAGCTGACCTATTAAAGGAAAAGAACATAGACAAGAACAAGCAAATAGAGATATTGATAAAAAAAGTAGAAAATTCTAATATACCTTCAGAGATTCGTGCGGCAGTTGGGAAAAGACCAATATATGAAATTGGGTTTTATCAAGATTTGAAAAAGGTGAATGTTGAAAGACCTACAAATTCTATAAAAATATCTATTGCTTATACTCCTGGAATAGAAGAGCTGAGCGGTATTGAAAACTTGGTTTTGTTTCATATAAAAGAGGACGGGAAAACAGAGATTTTATCAAATAGTAAATATGTAAGGACATCGAAATGTGTGATTGCAAATGTGAATGGTTTTAGCAAGTTTGCAATAGGGTATGTTACCAAAAAATTTGACGACTTAAAAAATTATTCGTGGGCTGAAAAAGCTGTGTCTTCCCTGGCCGCAAGAAATATAATAAGTGGTGTTGACAAAAGTAGTTTTAGACCTCAAGAGTATATAAAGCGTGGAGAGTTTGTCAAGTGGCTGGTAAATGCTCTTGGCCTTGATGCTCAGTATTCTTCGAACTTTGAGGATGTCAAAAAAGATAGCAGCTACTGGCGTGAAGTTGCAATTGCAAAAGCACTTGGCATTGCAAAAGGTTATGCGAATAAGTTTAAACCAGAAGATTATATAACAAGGCAAGATATGATGGTTCTTGTTAAAAGAGCATTGGAGGTTGCAAACAAACCAATTGTAAAAACAAAAAGTAGCCTTGCAACTAAATTTTCTGATTCATCTGATATATCTTTGTATGCTCAAGATAGTATTTCTATTTTGGTTGCAAATGATTTAATAAAAGGAAATAGCAAAAA
The sequence above is drawn from the Caldicellulosiruptor bescii DSM 6725 genome and encodes:
- a CDS encoding helix-turn-helix domain-containing protein, with the translated sequence MSAKEMVLEALKSSPEPMKTQDIVQKTGLDKKEVEKVIKELKSEGLIESPKRCFYKAK
- a CDS encoding Ig-like domain-containing protein, translated to MFYRQDPDIEKNIVSVQRLDITTEVGQKPQLPPTVMVVYDDDTSSEANVTWEAIDESKYSAIGEFTVTGTVEGTTLKAYAKVKVINSKNLVKNYSFEEGLKYWISEGNTNAVKTESGGHSGTAQLTHWSDKPYKVVTYQTIENIPNGIYIFRAFANGGGGQNANYLFVKDYGGEELRINMPTTWVAEWHRMVIANIKVTTGRVTIGLYSDSENAGGTWCNLDDVEFFKVADSEFEILNANLQKDKGIVASVTVKQSEGIQHEGKEAIVFELLKGTTPVSIVAIEKDIIDAEDFKAYFNVNDYLSPDYRVKVFVFDKFDTSLSVPNSLAEPVELR
- a CDS encoding S-layer homology domain-containing protein, producing MKKRTRIASSLLLVFVFLFSLLSVGYSAQEVILNSIPDKNPGEDVVISGQTMFDEIVIKVLRPNSTILYINTVKGKNFSDKFTLPADLPEGTYTVVTGKGSIVDIKTFNVVRKQPSLPNSFPEILIPNFKEAEKQAGVQPSQKEDIKQTDKAALPEITIDNSGIIRPKIYQLSEGRLDVRLDESLVQKALQMQVSKNKILTLDLKNSKPLVQYNIVLPSKVFTASFDVQEVLVDTDELDLKLPADLLKEKNIDKNKQIEILIKKVENSNIPSEIRAAVGKRPIYEIGFYQDLKKVNVERPTNSIKISIAYTPGIEELSGIENLVLFHIKEDGKTEILSNSKYVRTSKCVIANVNGFSKFAIGYVTKKFDDLKNYSWAEKAVSSLAARNIISGVDKSSFRPQEYIKRGEFVKWLVNALGLDAQYSSNFEDVKKDSSYWREVAIAKALGIAKGYANKFKPEDYITRQDMMVLVKRALEVANKPIVKTKSSLATKFSDSSDISLYAQDSISILVANDLIKGNSKNQILPRKFATRAEAAQLLFRIFFKWE